From the genome of Leptolyngbya sp. FACHB-261, one region includes:
- a CDS encoding bifunctional 2-polyprenyl-6-hydroxyphenol methylase/3-demethylubiquinol 3-O-methyltransferase UbiG has translation MTTPQDAATAQEITTAVQRLYNTYPFPPEPLLDEAPPGYNWRWSWPAAYAFCTGRAPEQRTVKILDAGCGTGVSTEYLAHLNPQASVTGIDLSPEAVAIARERCRRSGAQNAHFHTLSLYDVASLGETYDLINCVGVLHHLPNPVAGLQAIAAQLNPGGILHIFVYAELGRWEITLMQQALALLQGEQRGDFEDGVSLGRQVFAALPENNRLRRREQERWSLENQRDECFADMYLHPQEIDYNVDTLFNLIDASGLEFVGFSNPAYWDLSRLLGQEPTLIDRARYLSSRQRYRLIELLDPEVTHYEFFLGRPPLLRYDWKEDSDLLQAIAERHPCVDGWPGKCLFNPDYQVVDLSEPRYEWLKAIEGGQPVAEALSAVPEMTPEDVRWLMAQKLILLTPTSP, from the coding sequence ATGACAACGCCTCAGGATGCTGCTACCGCTCAGGAAATCACAACAGCGGTGCAAAGACTCTACAACACCTATCCGTTCCCGCCTGAACCCTTGCTTGACGAAGCACCTCCGGGTTACAACTGGCGCTGGAGCTGGCCTGCCGCTTATGCCTTCTGCACAGGCCGTGCCCCTGAGCAACGGACAGTCAAGATTTTGGATGCAGGCTGCGGCACGGGCGTCAGCACCGAGTACCTAGCCCATTTAAATCCTCAAGCCAGCGTGACGGGCATTGATCTGAGCCCAGAAGCGGTAGCCATTGCTCGCGAACGCTGCCGTCGTTCTGGTGCTCAAAATGCTCACTTTCACACCCTCAGTCTCTACGATGTCGCCAGTCTCGGTGAAACCTACGACCTGATCAACTGCGTCGGTGTTTTGCACCATTTACCGAATCCGGTAGCGGGGCTTCAAGCTATAGCAGCTCAGCTTAATCCCGGTGGCATTCTGCACATCTTTGTCTACGCCGAACTGGGCCGTTGGGAAATCACTCTGATGCAGCAGGCACTGGCGCTGCTACAAGGCGAGCAACGGGGCGACTTCGAAGATGGAGTCAGCCTTGGCCGCCAGGTGTTTGCAGCTCTACCCGAAAATAATCGCCTGCGTCGCCGCGAACAGGAGCGCTGGTCCCTAGAAAATCAGCGAGATGAATGCTTCGCTGATATGTATTTGCATCCCCAGGAGATTGACTACAACGTCGATACTCTGTTTAACCTGATTGATGCCTCCGGTTTGGAGTTTGTAGGCTTTTCCAACCCCGCCTATTGGGATTTGAGCCGCTTGCTTGGTCAAGAACCGACCTTGATTGACCGAGCTAGGTACTTGAGTAGCCGCCAACGCTACCGCTTGATCGAGCTGCTAGATCCAGAGGTTACTCACTATGAGTTCTTCTTAGGCCGTCCGCCTCTACTTCGTTACGATTGGAAAGAGGACAGCGACTTACTGCAAGCGATTGCTGAGCGTCATCCTTGTGTTGATGGATGGCCTGGGAAATGCCTGTTCAATCCGGACTACCAGGTCGTCGATCTCAGTGAGCCGCGATATGAGTGGCTAAAAGCAATTGAAGGGGGGCAACCCGTTGCTGAAGCCTTGTCTGCAGTACCGGAGATGACACCTGAGGATGTACGCTGGTTGATGGCTCAAAAGCTGATTTTGCTGACCCCAACCTCCCCCTAG
- a CDS encoding ATP synthase subunit I — protein sequence MTELSSSDLSLEATPDSSFESESAAASMSEYEQLKFQLLTTTLILGAVIFVCVWFTYSLNIALNYLLGACVSVVYLRMLSRDVDRLGVQSSSLKSLGSSRLALFVGLMVAATQWQQLQILPIFLGFLTYKGALLVYLLVSLIQNSRRA from the coding sequence GTGACCGAACTCTCTAGTTCCGACCTCAGTCTTGAAGCAACTCCTGACTCTAGCTTTGAGTCAGAATCGGCTGCTGCTTCCATGTCTGAGTACGAGCAACTCAAATTTCAACTGCTGACGACAACCCTGATCCTAGGGGCTGTGATCTTCGTCTGTGTTTGGTTTACCTACTCACTCAACATCGCCCTGAACTACTTGCTTGGGGCATGCGTGAGTGTGGTTTACTTGAGGATGTTGTCTAGGGATGTGGACCGCCTAGGGGTACAGAGCAGCAGTCTCAAGTCCCTTGGTTCTTCGCGTCTTGCGCTGTTCGTCGGGTTGATGGTGGCTGCAACTCAATGGCAGCAGCTTCAGATTTTGCCGATTTTTCTTGGCTTTCTGACCTACAAAGGGGCGCTATTGGTCTACCTGTTGGTCTCCCTGATTCAGAATTCTCGTAGGGCTTAA
- the atpB gene encoding F0F1 ATP synthase subunit A, whose translation MLANLFIPNHLASLEVGKHFYWQIGGLTLHGQVLVVSWIVIGVLVIASLLATRSVQRVPAGFQNFMEYGLEFVQGIAKDQIGEKEYRTWTPFVGTLFLFIFVSNWLGALVPWKLLELPSGELAAPTSDINTTVALALLTSLAYFYAGLSRKGLGYFKGYAEPTPIMIPFKVIEDFTKPLSLSFRLFGNILADELVVGVLVLLVPLFVPLPVMLLGLFTSAIQALIFATLAAVYIGEAMEEHHGEEEHE comes from the coding sequence ATGCTTGCAAATCTGTTTATCCCAAACCATCTGGCTAGTCTGGAGGTCGGCAAGCACTTCTACTGGCAAATTGGGGGGCTGACACTCCACGGCCAAGTTTTGGTCGTTAGCTGGATCGTGATCGGGGTTTTGGTCATCGCCTCACTGCTGGCAACTCGCAGTGTGCAACGCGTACCTGCTGGTTTCCAGAACTTTATGGAGTATGGTCTGGAATTCGTTCAGGGAATTGCCAAAGATCAAATCGGCGAGAAGGAGTACCGTACCTGGACACCCTTTGTTGGGACACTGTTTCTCTTTATTTTCGTCTCCAACTGGCTGGGTGCCTTAGTGCCCTGGAAGTTACTCGAACTACCCTCGGGTGAGTTGGCAGCACCAACAAGTGATATCAACACCACAGTTGCGTTGGCACTGTTGACCAGCTTGGCTTACTTCTACGCCGGGCTTAGCCGTAAGGGTCTGGGCTACTTCAAGGGTTACGCAGAGCCCACCCCAATTATGATTCCCTTCAAAGTTATTGAAGATTTCACCAAGCCCCTTTCCCTAAGCTTCCGTCTGTTCGGCAATATTTTGGCGGATGAATTGGTGGTGGGTGTGCTGGTTCTTCTAGTGCCTCTGTTTGTACCGCTACCGGTGATGCTCTTGGGCCTGTTTACCAGTGCAATCCAAGCGCTGATCTTTGCAACCTTGGCAGCGGTTTACATCGGAGAAGCCATGGAAGAACACCACGGTGAGGAAGAGCATGAGTAG
- the atpE gene encoding ATP synthase F0 subunit C → MDPIISAASVLAAGLAVGLGAVGPGIGQGNAAGRAVEGIARQPEAEGKIRGTLLLSLAFMEALTIYGLVVALVLLFANPFAG, encoded by the coding sequence ATGGATCCAATTATTTCTGCTGCTTCTGTTCTGGCTGCTGGTCTGGCGGTTGGCTTGGGCGCGGTTGGCCCTGGCATCGGTCAAGGTAACGCAGCAGGCCGCGCAGTAGAAGGTATTGCCCGTCAGCCTGAGGCGGAAGGTAAGATCCGGGGCACCTTGCTGCTGAGCTTGGCGTTCATGGAAGCGCTGACCATCTACGGTCTGGTGGTTGCTCTGGTATTGCTGTTCGCTAACCCTTTCGCAGGCTAA
- a CDS encoding F0F1 ATP synthase subunit B' encodes MTHWTIFLAAEAAEKSGGLFDFDATLPIMAAQFLLLMVILNAVFFKPLTRVIDERNEYIRTNQTEARERLEKAQQLALKYEQELAETRRAAQAAITNAQTEAQRIRTQQIADAQAEAQAQLAAARSEIDAQKVTALQSLEGQVEVLSRQILEKLLGSAASSYFRS; translated from the coding sequence ATGACACATTGGACAATTTTTTTGGCTGCTGAAGCCGCAGAAAAGAGCGGTGGTCTATTCGACTTCGACGCCACTTTGCCTATCATGGCGGCTCAGTTTTTGCTCTTGATGGTGATCCTCAATGCGGTTTTCTTCAAGCCGCTGACCCGAGTCATTGATGAGCGCAACGAGTACATTCGCACGAATCAAACGGAAGCCCGTGAGCGGCTGGAGAAGGCTCAGCAACTGGCGCTGAAGTATGAGCAAGAGCTAGCGGAAACCCGCCGAGCGGCTCAGGCAGCGATTACTAATGCCCAGACTGAGGCTCAACGGATCCGTACTCAGCAGATCGCAGATGCTCAAGCCGAAGCACAGGCTCAACTGGCAGCGGCTCGGTCTGAAATCGATGCGCAGAAAGTGACTGCCCTACAGTCGCTGGAGGGACAGGTTGAGGTTCTCAGCCGTCAGATCCTAGAAAAACTGCTTGGGTCTGCCGCCAGTAGCTATTTCCGGTCATAG
- a CDS encoding F0F1 ATP synthase subunit B, producing the protein MESFLLLATEAAVEGAEEGGFALNTDILSTNLINLLIIFGLLIYAGRGFLGNILGTRRETIKTAIEEAERRKREAAEQLADQQANLAQAQDEAKRIRAAAEESAQRAKETILAQAQEEIVRLREGAQQEVGNEQERVIAEVRQRVATLALERVQAQLSGGLSEDVQQQLINNSLQMLGGRS; encoded by the coding sequence ATGGAAAGTTTTTTGCTGCTGGCAACAGAAGCAGCAGTGGAAGGAGCGGAAGAGGGAGGCTTTGCCCTCAATACGGATATTCTCAGCACCAATTTGATCAACCTTTTGATCATCTTTGGTTTGTTGATCTACGCGGGTCGAGGCTTCTTGGGAAATATTCTGGGGACCCGGCGCGAAACGATCAAGACTGCAATCGAAGAAGCTGAACGACGCAAGCGCGAAGCTGCCGAGCAATTGGCAGACCAGCAGGCTAACCTGGCCCAAGCTCAGGATGAGGCCAAGCGGATTCGAGCTGCTGCTGAAGAAAGCGCTCAAAGAGCCAAGGAAACCATTTTGGCTCAAGCACAGGAAGAAATTGTCCGCCTGCGTGAGGGTGCCCAACAGGAAGTGGGCAACGAGCAGGAACGGGTGATTGCTGAGGTACGTCAGCGAGTCGCAACCCTAGCTCTGGAGCGAGTTCAAGCTCAGTTATCCGGTGGTTTGAGCGAAGACGTTCAACAGCAGTTGATTAACAACAGCTTACAGATGCTGGGAGGCCGCTCATGA
- the atpH gene encoding ATP synthase F1 subunit delta gives MRGGSVVEAIAQPYAEALMSLAQGQNLVERFGSDVQGLLDLLTQSEDLREFLANPLTKGEDKKAVLRSLLTEQVHPYTLSFLLLLVDRRRILFLEQIGKHFQALLRKLNQVALAEVTTAVELNEAQQGTIREKALQMTGARDVELNIAVDPDLIGGVIIRVGSQVVDASIQGQLRRIATRLSSSTV, from the coding sequence ATGAGAGGCGGAAGTGTGGTTGAGGCCATCGCCCAGCCTTATGCTGAGGCGCTGATGTCACTCGCTCAAGGCCAGAATTTGGTAGAGCGCTTTGGCAGTGATGTGCAGGGCCTTTTGGACTTGCTCACCCAATCTGAAGACCTGCGAGAATTTCTAGCCAACCCGTTGACCAAGGGTGAGGACAAGAAGGCAGTTCTGCGGTCCCTATTAACCGAGCAAGTTCATCCTTACACTCTCAGCTTTTTATTGTTGTTAGTTGACCGGCGTCGCATCCTGTTTTTAGAGCAGATTGGCAAGCATTTCCAAGCTCTGCTACGCAAGCTTAATCAGGTAGCGCTGGCTGAAGTAACGACGGCTGTCGAACTCAATGAGGCACAACAGGGCACCATCCGCGAGAAGGCACTCCAGATGACGGGGGCCCGAGATGTGGAACTCAACATTGCCGTTGATCCTGACCTAATTGGTGGCGTGATCATTCGCGTCGGTTCGCAGGTAGTAGATGCCAGTATTCAGGGTCAGCTTCGCCGCATTGCCACCCGTCTCAGCAGCAGCACTGTCTAG
- the atpA gene encoding F0F1 ATP synthase subunit alpha translates to MVSIRPDEISNIIKQQIEQYDQELQVSNVGTVLQVGDGVARVYGLEKAMASELIEFEDGTVGIALNLEEDNVGVVLIGSGRKIQEGSTARSTGKIAQIPVGDAFIGRVVDALAKPIDGKGDIVTSDARLIESPAPGIIARKSVYEPMQTGITAIDAMIPIGRGQRELIIGDRQTGKTSVAVDTILNQKGEDVVCVYVAIGQKASTVANVVNVLRDGGAMDYTIVVTANANDPAALQWLAPYTGASLAEYFMYKGKATLVVYDDLSKQAQAYRQMSLLLRRPPGREAYPGDVFYLHSRLLERAAKLSPALGEGSMTALPIVETQAGDVSAYIPTNVISITDGQIFLSSDLFNSGVRPAINPGISVSRVGSAAQIKAMKKVAGKIKLELAQFDDLQAFAQFASDLDKTTQAQLARGARLRELLKQPQYSPLPVSDQVAIIYAGTNGYLDEIPVDKVTSFTRQFREYLSTSQPKYGEILRSTKQLNDEAEGILKTAIVEFKKTFLAAA, encoded by the coding sequence ATGGTAAGCATCAGACCGGACGAAATTAGCAACATTATTAAGCAGCAGATCGAGCAATACGACCAAGAGCTACAAGTTTCTAACGTTGGTACAGTGCTCCAGGTCGGTGATGGTGTGGCTCGAGTCTATGGTCTGGAGAAGGCCATGGCTAGTGAGCTGATTGAGTTCGAAGACGGCACGGTCGGCATCGCGCTAAACCTGGAAGAGGACAATGTTGGCGTCGTGCTAATCGGCTCTGGCCGCAAAATCCAGGAGGGCAGCACAGCGCGTTCCACCGGCAAAATCGCTCAGATTCCAGTTGGCGATGCCTTTATCGGTCGGGTCGTCGATGCGCTAGCTAAACCGATTGATGGCAAGGGCGATATCGTAACTAGTGACGCTCGCCTCATTGAGTCACCTGCGCCTGGCATTATTGCGCGGAAATCAGTGTACGAGCCTATGCAAACGGGCATCACTGCTATTGACGCGATGATTCCCATTGGTCGGGGCCAGCGTGAGCTAATTATTGGTGACCGGCAAACCGGCAAAACCTCTGTCGCTGTAGACACCATCCTTAACCAGAAAGGCGAGGACGTAGTTTGCGTCTATGTGGCAATTGGGCAGAAAGCCTCAACCGTCGCCAATGTGGTTAACGTGCTGCGGGACGGCGGTGCCATGGACTACACCATCGTCGTCACAGCCAATGCCAACGACCCTGCAGCTCTGCAATGGCTAGCTCCCTACACGGGTGCCTCCCTCGCTGAGTACTTCATGTACAAGGGCAAGGCAACGCTGGTAGTGTACGACGACTTGTCCAAGCAGGCCCAAGCCTACCGTCAGATGTCATTGCTGCTGCGTCGTCCCCCCGGACGGGAAGCTTACCCCGGCGATGTTTTCTACCTCCACTCCCGCTTGCTAGAGCGTGCTGCTAAGCTGAGCCCCGCATTAGGCGAGGGCAGCATGACAGCTCTGCCGATCGTAGAGACCCAAGCGGGTGACGTATCGGCATACATTCCTACCAATGTTATTTCGATTACGGACGGTCAGATCTTCCTGTCCTCCGACCTGTTCAACTCTGGGGTTCGTCCTGCCATCAACCCTGGTATCTCAGTGTCCCGAGTTGGCTCCGCGGCGCAGATCAAGGCAATGAAGAAGGTAGCGGGCAAAATCAAGCTGGAATTGGCTCAGTTTGATGACCTACAAGCCTTCGCTCAGTTCGCCTCTGACCTGGACAAGACCACTCAAGCCCAGCTAGCCCGGGGAGCACGTCTGCGTGAACTACTGAAGCAGCCGCAGTATTCTCCTTTGCCTGTTAGCGATCAGGTCGCGATCATCTACGCTGGCACCAACGGTTATCTGGATGAGATCCCGGTTGACAAGGTTACGTCCTTTACCCGTCAGTTCCGCGAATACCTCAGTACCAGCCAACCCAAGTACGGTGAAATTCTTCGCTCTACTAAGCAGCTCAATGACGAGGCTGAAGGCATCCTGAAGACAGCCATCGTGGAATTTAAGAAGACTTTCCTGGCGGCAGCATAA
- a CDS encoding F0F1 ATP synthase subunit gamma, whose product MANLKELRERIKSVKNTRKITEAMRLVAAAKVRRAQEQVLFTRPFADRLAQVLFGLQSRLRFEDVDLPLLRPRAEVRKVGLLVISADRGLCGAYNSNVIRRAETRARELKAEGVDYQYILVGRKASQYFQRRSEPIQRSYTGLEQIPTAPEAAMIADELLSAFLSEAVDRIELVYTRFVSLISSRPVIQTLLPLDPQGLEVPDDELFRLTTRGGQFQVEREKVAVAQRPFPRDMLFEQDPAQILEALLPLYLNNQLLRALQESAASELAARMTAMNNASDNASDIVDNLTLSYNKARQAAITQEILEVVGGSQR is encoded by the coding sequence ATGGCAAACCTTAAGGAACTCCGCGAACGGATTAAGTCGGTTAAGAACACTCGCAAGATCACCGAGGCTATGCGCTTGGTCGCGGCTGCCAAAGTGCGCCGTGCTCAAGAGCAGGTTCTGTTCACCCGTCCCTTTGCCGATCGTCTGGCTCAGGTTCTATTTGGCTTACAGAGCCGTCTGCGCTTTGAAGACGTTGATCTGCCTCTGCTAAGGCCTAGAGCTGAGGTGAGGAAGGTAGGCCTCCTGGTAATCTCCGCAGACCGAGGTCTGTGCGGTGCTTACAACTCCAACGTGATTCGACGGGCCGAAACCCGCGCTCGTGAACTCAAAGCCGAAGGAGTTGATTACCAGTACATTCTGGTCGGTCGTAAGGCATCCCAATATTTCCAGCGCCGCTCGGAACCGATCCAGCGTTCTTACACTGGCTTGGAGCAGATCCCGACGGCACCTGAAGCAGCCATGATCGCAGACGAGCTATTGTCGGCCTTCCTCTCAGAGGCTGTCGATCGCATCGAGCTGGTTTATACCCGCTTTGTGTCTCTTATTAGCTCACGTCCCGTCATCCAAACGCTTCTGCCCTTGGACCCACAAGGACTAGAGGTACCAGATGATGAACTCTTCCGTCTAACAACGCGAGGCGGTCAGTTTCAGGTCGAGCGGGAGAAAGTTGCTGTCGCCCAGCGTCCCTTTCCCCGAGACATGCTCTTCGAGCAAGACCCAGCCCAGATTCTGGAAGCCTTGCTGCCACTCTACCTGAACAACCAGCTCCTACGAGCGCTTCAGGAATCAGCAGCTAGTGAACTAGCTGCTCGGATGACCGCGATGAATAATGCTAGCGACAACGCCAGCGATATTGTGGACAACCTGACGCTCTCCTACAACAAAGCGCGTCAAGCGGCAATCACCCAGGAGATCCTGGAAGTTGTTGGCGGTTCCCAACGCTAA
- the ndk gene encoding nucleoside-diphosphate kinase gives MERTFLAIKPDGVQRGLIGTIISRLEAKGFTLVGLKLVTVSRQLAEQHYGEHKEKPFFAGLVNFITSGPVVAMVWEGKGVVASARKIIGATNPLNSEPGTLRGDFGIDIGRNIIHGSDAPETAVREIGLWFKEDELANWEPSLTTWIYE, from the coding sequence ATGGAACGCACATTTCTTGCGATTAAGCCTGATGGTGTCCAACGCGGTCTCATTGGTACGATCATCAGCCGTCTAGAAGCGAAAGGTTTTACCCTAGTAGGGCTCAAACTGGTAACCGTCAGCCGCCAACTGGCCGAACAGCATTACGGTGAGCACAAAGAGAAACCATTCTTTGCCGGCCTAGTAAACTTCATTACCTCTGGTCCCGTCGTGGCGATGGTATGGGAAGGGAAAGGCGTCGTTGCCTCAGCTCGCAAAATTATCGGGGCAACTAACCCGCTCAATTCTGAACCTGGAACTCTGCGGGGCGACTTTGGAATTGACATTGGCCGCAACATCATTCACGGTTCTGATGCGCCGGAGACAGCAGTACGAGAGATTGGGCTCTGGTTTAAAGAAGACGAGCTTGCAAATTGGGAACCTAGCTTAACCACTTGGATCTACGAATAG
- a CDS encoding TerC family protein, which produces MLEQFSEFVGEGFSLNTLGILLALIALEAVLSADNAVALAALVQHMEDQEHQRQALNWGLVGAFVLRVVLILTATWVIGFWQFELLGALYLLWLSAKYFYERFLETNAGEGGAESEPRKPDSLWQIVPLIALTDLAFSLDSVTTAVALSDETWLVLTGGVIGIITLRFLAGLFVRWLKEFTYLQDAAYLTVVGVGLRLLCRALLPDWVPPEWIMLTLIAALFAWGFSRREVSGTIGD; this is translated from the coding sequence ATGCTGGAGCAATTTTCGGAGTTCGTAGGCGAGGGGTTTTCACTCAACACCTTAGGGATCCTGCTGGCGCTGATTGCGCTGGAGGCTGTTCTCTCTGCCGACAATGCCGTAGCATTGGCAGCCCTGGTTCAGCATATGGAGGACCAGGAGCATCAAAGGCAAGCGCTCAATTGGGGTTTAGTGGGGGCGTTTGTATTGCGAGTTGTCTTAATCCTGACCGCAACCTGGGTCATTGGGTTTTGGCAATTCGAGCTATTGGGCGCGCTCTACCTACTGTGGCTGTCGGCTAAATACTTCTACGAGCGTTTTCTGGAGACCAACGCAGGTGAGGGAGGTGCCGAATCTGAACCCCGTAAACCTGATTCGTTGTGGCAGATTGTGCCCCTAATTGCTCTGACCGATCTCGCCTTTTCCTTAGATAGTGTGACAACTGCGGTGGCCCTCTCTGATGAAACCTGGCTAGTCCTAACGGGTGGCGTGATTGGTATTATCACTCTGCGCTTTCTAGCTGGCTTGTTTGTGCGTTGGCTCAAGGAGTTCACTTATCTGCAGGATGCTGCTTACCTGACTGTGGTTGGTGTAGGTCTGCGGCTGCTCTGTAGGGCGCTCTTGCCAGATTGGGTGCCACCTGAGTGGATCATGCTCACACTGATTGCAGCATTATTCGCCTGGGGCTTTTCCAGACGGGAAGTGTCAGGAACAATAGGAGACTAG
- a CDS encoding DUF2499 domain-containing protein: MHALSLPTWIIHISSVIEWIAAIWLIWNYASVSDNVGWRWLAFGMLPALISAMCACTWHFFDNAADLEWLVTVQAATTFLGNCTLALGAWAVWRHRDLEHRTAKITMEKTDA; this comes from the coding sequence ATGCATGCTTTGTCCTTACCGACCTGGATCATTCACATCTCCAGTGTCATTGAGTGGATCGCTGCCATCTGGCTGATCTGGAACTATGCCAGCGTCAGTGACAATGTTGGCTGGCGCTGGTTAGCTTTTGGTATGCTGCCTGCACTCATTAGCGCTATGTGCGCTTGTACCTGGCATTTCTTTGATAATGCCGCTGACCTCGAATGGCTGGTCACGGTACAAGCTGCAACGACGTTTTTGGGAAATTGTACCCTCGCACTCGGCGCTTGGGCAGTCTGGCGGCATCGCGATTTAGAACACAGAACAGCCAAGATTACGATGGAGAAGACGGATGCTTGA
- a CDS encoding DUF3593 domain-containing protein has translation MLDFVSKESLFGLSLFPYLLFLWFLTRSGQTPRLALVGFYMTLVFVAVTIPAGIYAKVAHQANLADIDWLHGGAESFLTLANILVALGFKQALDQAKPPTV, from the coding sequence ATGCTTGACTTTGTCTCTAAAGAAAGTCTGTTTGGTCTATCTCTGTTTCCCTATCTGCTGTTTCTGTGGTTCCTTACACGCTCGGGTCAGACTCCGAGGTTGGCCCTAGTAGGGTTCTATATGACCCTAGTCTTTGTAGCTGTGACTATTCCAGCTGGCATCTACGCCAAAGTGGCTCATCAGGCAAATCTGGCAGATATTGACTGGCTGCATGGTGGGGCTGAATCCTTCTTGACTCTGGCAAATATTCTGGTTGCCTTAGGGTTCAAGCAGGCACTTGACCAGGCCAAGCCCCCCACAGTTTAA
- a CDS encoding phycobiliprotein lyase, with protein sequence MQFFQQSAGRWRSQRTSHHLVFQKSESGKSEIQIDILQPGSPEVIALCEQHGFDPAQALGGAKVTWSGTMEWDQEKHEGSTVLVPIAEEDKPNEGKLLRQQGYAEKAPVAGRYSMGDDGVLSLITEYETMYSEEKLWFPRPNLRLRTGLIIGPSNMASFCSEIRLSPAKAESTEGTAVAAQ encoded by the coding sequence ATGCAGTTTTTCCAGCAAAGTGCTGGCAGATGGCGTTCCCAACGCACCAGTCATCACCTGGTTTTTCAGAAATCAGAGAGCGGTAAATCCGAAATCCAGATCGACATTTTGCAGCCTGGCAGCCCAGAGGTAATCGCTCTGTGTGAGCAGCATGGGTTCGACCCGGCTCAAGCTCTAGGCGGTGCCAAAGTGACTTGGAGCGGCACAATGGAATGGGACCAGGAGAAACACGAAGGGTCAACCGTCCTAGTACCGATTGCTGAGGAGGACAAGCCCAATGAAGGCAAGCTCCTAAGGCAACAAGGCTATGCCGAAAAGGCGCCAGTTGCCGGCCGGTATAGCATGGGTGACGATGGCGTACTGTCTTTGATCACTGAGTACGAAACCATGTACTCCGAAGAAAAGCTTTGGTTCCCCCGGCCAAACCTGAGATTGCGCACCGGGTTAATCATTGGTCCGTCCAATATGGCTTCGTTCTGCTCAGAGATTCGTCTCTCCCCTGCAAAAGCAGAGTCGACAGAAGGAACAGCAGTCGCGGCTCAGTGA
- the pepQ gene encoding Xaa-Pro dipeptidase: MQALADLYLQHLAGLKQTYERLLAQEPAGTVAVLHSGSLVYRFADDQPYPFEATPHFQVWLPLNLPECFLVLRLGETPVLYYWQPEDFWYEPPQAPEGFWAALFDIRVVQQVHQVFADLNPQQCVYLGSNEALARDKGFKSINPDDWVHPLNYARTVKSAYEIACIREANEIGIRGHQAAYQAFEAGASEYAIHNAFLEATGQLERQCPYSTIVALGAHSSILHYEGKCPAPQGSASFLIDAGARLNGYCSDITRTYAQDSSLFSELIQRMDQLQRNLVAAVKPGITFLSLHEQAHQGVAAILQETGLVKLSVDTLFEQDITSTFFPHGLGHLLGIQVHDVAGHYQDETGQLKPPPKRYPFLRFTHVLRLGQVFTVEPGFYLIPSLLEKLRVSEHAQAVDWSLVEHLLPYGGIRIEDNIAVTADGSENLTRSNFIEQLM, translated from the coding sequence ATGCAAGCTCTAGCAGATCTTTACTTACAGCACCTAGCAGGTCTCAAGCAGACCTACGAGCGTTTGCTAGCTCAAGAACCTGCAGGGACAGTGGCCGTATTGCACTCTGGCTCACTTGTATATCGGTTTGCAGATGACCAGCCTTACCCCTTTGAAGCTACTCCCCACTTCCAAGTTTGGCTACCTTTAAACCTGCCTGAGTGCTTTCTCGTCCTTAGACTCGGTGAGACTCCAGTGCTCTACTACTGGCAGCCAGAGGATTTCTGGTATGAGCCGCCCCAGGCGCCAGAGGGCTTTTGGGCTGCATTGTTTGACATTCGCGTAGTGCAGCAGGTGCATCAAGTCTTTGCCGACCTTAATCCTCAGCAGTGCGTTTATCTCGGAAGCAACGAGGCTTTAGCGCGCGACAAGGGATTCAAAAGCATTAATCCCGATGATTGGGTCCATCCCCTCAACTACGCCCGGACAGTCAAGAGCGCCTACGAGATTGCCTGCATTCGTGAAGCTAACGAGATTGGGATTCGTGGTCATCAAGCGGCCTATCAAGCCTTTGAAGCCGGGGCATCAGAATATGCCATCCACAATGCTTTTCTGGAGGCTACAGGTCAATTAGAACGGCAGTGCCCTTACTCAACAATCGTTGCCTTGGGAGCCCACAGCAGCATTTTGCACTACGAGGGCAAGTGCCCGGCACCTCAGGGTTCAGCCTCGTTCCTCATCGATGCTGGGGCCAGGCTCAATGGCTATTGCAGCGACATTACCCGAACCTACGCTCAAGATTCAAGTTTGTTTTCTGAACTCATTCAGCGCATGGACCAGTTGCAGCGCAACCTGGTTGCAGCGGTCAAGCCGGGCATCACCTTTCTGTCATTGCATGAGCAAGCTCACCAAGGTGTCGCAGCCATTTTGCAGGAAACTGGCCTGGTCAAACTTTCCGTTGACACGTTGTTTGAGCAGGACATTACCTCTACCTTCTTCCCCCACGGCCTTGGTCACTTGTTGGGCATACAAGTTCACGATGTCGCAGGCCACTATCAAGACGAGACAGGCCAGCTAAAGCCACCACCCAAACGCTATCCCTTTCTACGCTTTACCCATGTCTTACGGCTAGGTCAGGTTTTTACAGTAGAACCGGGTTTTTATTTGATTCCATCTCTACTGGAAAAACTGAGGGTTTCCGAGCATGCCCAGGCAGTGGACTGGTCACTGGTTGAGCATCTGCTTCCCTACGGCGGCATCCGCATCGAGGACAATATAGCCGTCACTGCAGATGGTAGTGAAAATCTGACTCGATCCAATTTCATTGAGCAATTAATGTAA